TCAGGTCGGGCTGCTCGAAGGACGCGAAGACGCGGCGGGCGTCCGGCACCTCGAACTGCGTGTACAGGTAAGCCTGTTCGTCGACCGGGTCGACGAACCGGTGCAGACCCTCGCCGGTGTTGGTGTACGCGGCGTCGGCCACGACACGCAGGACGTTGCGGCCCTCCAGAAGCCCGGGAAGGGCGATCCGCGAGTCCTTGAAGACCTCGGCGACCGGGAGCTGGTCGCCGTTCAGGGTCACCTCGTGGACGGTCGGGGCCACCAGGTCGATGAAGGACTCCGCGCCGGTCTCGGCGGAGTCGAAGCGCACCGTGGTCACGGACCGGTAGGTGCCGCCCTCCTGCGCGCCGGAGAGGTCGAGATCGATCTCGTACGAGTCCACGGTGAGCAGCTTCGCCCGCTGCTGTGCCTCTTCGCGGGTCAGGTTTGTGCCAGGCACCCTGTCATCTCCTCGTTATGTGACGGTTGCGCCATCCTTCCACGGGACCTGCACCGAATGCGATGTCCGTTTCCCGCCGGTGGGCGGGGTGCGCGGGCGCGAGCCTGGACGCATGACGCTCACTACGACATCCACCGCCCGTCCCATCGAGGCGACCGTCCTCAAGGAGCTGCGCGACCGCGACGACGCGGGGCGGCCGCTCGCGCCGTTCACCGACGACGAGGGAGGCGCGCCGCTGCGCTGCTGTCTGCGGCGCAGCGACCCGGGCGAGCGGATCGCTCTCGTCTCGTACGCGCCGCTGCGGCGCGTGGCCACCGACCCCGGTGCCTACGACGAGCAGGGACCCGTCTTCATCCACGCCGAGGCGTGCGCGGGCCCGCACGGCGATGGGCTCCCCTTCCGGGAAGCCCATCGCACGGTCCGCCGGTACTCCGCCCGTGGCCACATCCTCGGCGGCCGCCTCGTGGAGAACCCCGAGGGGTTCGAGGAGGCCTTCACGGAGGCGTTCACCGACCCGGAGGTGGCGTGGGTCCACGTCCGGGCGGTGGAGTACGGCTGCTTCCTGTACGAGGTGCGGCGGCCGTAGTTCTTCGCCTCTACCCAGCCCGTCCGGCCGTCAGCCGCGCAGCTCCGCCGCGACCAGCTCTGCGATCTGGACCGCGTTCAGCGCCGCGCCCTTGCGGAGGTTGTCGTCGGAGATGAAGAGGGCAAGGCCGTTCTCGACGGTCTCGTCGCGGCGGATGCGGCCGACGAAGGACTCGTCGCGCCCGGCGGCGGTGAGGGGGGTCGGGACGTCGGTGACGACGACGCCCTCGGCGCCGCCGAGGATCTCGACGGCCCGCTCGGGGCTCAGTGGACGCGCGAAGCGGGCGTTCACCTGGAGGGAGTGCCCGGTGAAGACGGGGACGCGTACGCAGGTGCCGGAGACCTTGAGCGCGGGGATCTCCAGGATCTTGCGGGACTCGTTGCGGAGCTTCTGCTCCTCGTCGGTCTCGTTCAGCCCGTCGTCCACGATGGACCCCGCCAGCGGCAGCACGTTGTACGCGATCGGCGCGACGTACTTGTTCGGCGCGGGGAACTCCGCCTGCGTACCTCCGTGCGTGAGCTTCGGCGCGTCGTCGCCGACCTTCTTCACCTG
Above is a genomic segment from Streptomyces sp. R21 containing:
- a CDS encoding DUF1203 domain-containing protein, which encodes MTLTTTSTARPIEATVLKELRDRDDAGRPLAPFTDDEGGAPLRCCLRRSDPGERIALVSYAPLRRVATDPGAYDEQGPVFIHAEACAGPHGDGLPFREAHRTVRRYSARGHILGGRLVENPEGFEEAFTEAFTDPEVAWVHVRAVEYGCFLYEVRRP
- a CDS encoding aspartate-semialdehyde dehydrogenase — translated: MKVGIVGATGQVGTVMRSILAERKFPVDELRLFASARSAGTVLDGITVEDATTADFSGLDIVLFSAGGATSKALAEKVASQGAVVIDNSSAWRMDPDVPLVVSEVNPHAIANRPKGIIANPNCTTMAAMPVLKPLHVEAGLDALVVATYQAVSGSGLAGVEELFEQVKKVGDDAPKLTHGGTQAEFPAPNKYVAPIAYNVLPLAGSIVDDGLNETDEEQKLRNESRKILEIPALKVSGTCVRVPVFTGHSLQVNARFARPLSPERAVEILGGAEGVVVTDVPTPLTAAGRDESFVGRIRRDETVENGLALFISDDNLRKGAALNAVQIAELVAAELRG